Within Quercus lobata isolate SW786 chromosome 5, ValleyOak3.0 Primary Assembly, whole genome shotgun sequence, the genomic segment AGATTGAAGAGAATATCTACAAAAAGGGACCTTGTCAATCAattcatcataattttttacacagacaatttcaaaaaataattcgTTGATTTAGTACACCATGTTTCAACGAACATGCTACCTAATAGATCCTAGACTAATTGTGCAAGATGTGTAAGAAAATGCTTTTAATATTGattatttatctatataattTGCATAGtaagtaaataaatttgtgtACATGAAAATAATAAGTATGAGAAAGCCTAATAATTTAAGGTAAATATTTATAGTGAACCGTTTGTTTCAAAagtcttaattaattaaattcaattaaataagCATGTAGCTAATGCAATTGAAtttataaattgtaaaaaatttcttagtatgaatttcaaatttcatattcattaattaatgcaaaaaattattatgaagttAAACATAGGCCACTCTTTTCAATTTGAACGTCAAAGAAGATCTATAGTAGTTATGCCCAGCTGCCATTACACAGCTTATTCAGTATTCACACTGACTGAAGCACTCATCCATTCACTCATGCATATCAGTTTCTGTATATTAAGTTTTTAACAGCATCTGCATTTAGACAACCACTAAAGTTTTATTTGGAAAAAGTACTTCCCATGAAGAATTGTTGACCGTTTATAAGAAATctgttaggaaaaaaaaaaaaaaacctcaagcGCTAGAAGGAGGGCTTGAACCTCCGACCTTGTGGTTAACAGCCACACGCTCTAACCAACTGAGCTATTCCAGCTATTTGTTAGtctttaacaatatttttatattaataacgATTTTAGTATTGTTGGAACATCTCAAGGCTCAACTGGATCTGAATTTAATGGATAAATTCATCCAAATAATATACGATTATTTGCAAAAACATAATTACATGGTTATCTCTTTTGGGTAGTAGAAAACTTAGCACCTCTACCCGAATCGTTCAAAGAACCAGAGAAGGGAgaagttcaagatttttaagGTCGGATCGAGATTCATTGAGGTTGAATCTTGATGAcgtcaaaattaatttaatattaattaaaataaaaatatgtattaaatgtgtaaaaatatgaaaatttacccttaaaaaaatattaagcaattaaaacaactttcaaatgtattttcgttatttttataaagtgaatagaaaataataaatataaacaagctttaaaaaattgtatttattaatctttcaaataaaaaatgcattttaatttaaaataaaatcaattttcatattcatattcatatttattgatGTGAAAGAATAattcttgaataaaaaaaatagaaaatactattAAGCAAATAGTGATAAAATTAAGTCCAAAACTATTAATcttgtcaaaataaatataatataaatttcaagAGGGACACAAGTAAGCCAATTAGTTCAGTGGTTAGTGTGCTGGACAAAGGTCCAAACCTCCTAGGAGGTTGCTATTCCATACCTGGAGCATGCGTTTTTCCCAATTTATTTCAGGACTGTTTTCAATTATtacttttctaataaaaatatttggtGGACATCTCAACTTAATTACAGttcttgaaatttgaaataaaataaaaacaaaaatgtcaaTTCAACAGAGTTATATTCATTCTTTGGGAACCAAACAAAGACAGAGAGGAACACTTATTTAAGAGAAAAAACATTTCCTTCGTATTACCTCTTTTAGTTTTGGTGATGGTAAAGAAACAGAGAACTAAAATTCAAAACGTGAGAGAAATTAATGGATCAGAAAAGATCAAAACGAGTGGAAGGGATTGGGTCTCTGAAATGTAAACATGCATGCATTGTCGCCATCCTTGCCTTgcgctgttgttgttgttccaGCCATCAATTCCTAGTGCCAAATAGAGATCTTATCGCAGCCACCCGATGAGCAAGTTTGTTTCCTTTGTAatggattttcttttggttgttaGGGTTtagaaaattgggttttgaggtTGATTTTAGATCCATGGGTttggtgttttgatttgattttttgaagtttcGAGGAGAAATTTGGCCACCAgattatttgggttttgtgtaAACATATTTAGTTAGATTTGTCCCCATCAAAGCCATTAGAATGGACTCAACATAAAGATATCAACCCGAAATGAATGGGGTCTCCATCTGGGTTTGctattgttctttttctttttcttggtttcTGTTTGGTTACCAAGAAAGTTTGCTAGGGAAaatatgttgaattttttgtattctaaaatttcaatttcttattggtttttacTAATTAAGATGTCTCTCAATTGTATAGAGATGACATATTGTGGAATATATTTATGAATtcaaggattaaaaaaaatgaacaaggtgattttgtgtttggttgccatgaaaattgaagaaaatcaaagaaaatcgGATTCCTGTGACCTCAAAATGTAAGAATCAAAATGGTATTTTCGCCCAAAATAATTACAACTCATGATTCAAGCTCATGGATTTTCATGGGGGAAGCTTATTTGTAGTTTAAAGGGTTAAAAAGTGTATTCTAATGGCATCATTAGTCCACAAAAGACTGATAGAATCCAACAAGGTAAAGACAATTCGTTCATGGCCAAGGATGAAAAAAATGTTCGCTATCAACTTTTATCCTTTGGATTGTGATGAACATTTGTCatacacaaaacaaaattattattggCCAAAAAGTTCTcacttgaattattttgaagaaCCATATATTCCACCATTAAAGGAAGAGTTGTATattgaagaaaatattgttCTTGAAGATTATATTGAAGTCAAAGaacaaaatatagagatttttgAAGATATTCTTATTATGGAAGAAGATCAAATCAAGATTATTTTGGAGGAGAATAATGAAGATCCTATTATAGAGAAAGATCTTGAGGTCAAGATGGTAGAGACCATTGAGGAAGAAATTGAAGAGGAAAGTTTCAAGGATCTCAATGAAATCATGTCATATGATTTTCAATCTCAAGATCCTTTTATTTTGGTGGTAAAAATAcattgaattttattgattttattggggTTGATAGATTTGATTCAATTGTCAGTTCTTATTTGGTAAATCTCTACGATTACATGAAGactaaggaaaaagaaatttaagttgatttttttattccattgaTGAGTTACAAGTATGGAAAGAAGATCAAAAGGCTCAAGCATTCGAAATAATGATTTATTTAGAGTGGAAGATTTCATATTTCAAAGATAAACTTTAGGACgagtttgtttcaagtggaAGGGTCTGATGTAGaacacaatttactatttaattattttaatttattaattttggtatttaacttgtaattttcattattttaggttttgggttATTATTTCCctttttaggtgcttttaaggttttttaggtcaaatttgattCCTGTTATAGTGAGGTATTAAcgaggagttattttagaatatattttcttatctaTTAAGTTTTACGAAGCCCTTAAATAGGCTCCTAAGTCTATAAGCGTTTTTTAGTATTATTGATATTAACAAAAATTCAGacttttgtctatttttttctAGTGAATTTCAGAACCCTTTTTCCTTGTGGATCCAAGGACTCTTGTGGATTTAAGAAACCCTCATGGATTCGAGGTGATTTTCAGAAGTAAacgttttttgtttcttattttttagaagTAGATATGTTTTGCTTTTTAATGCTTCCGCATCTCGCATCAAAATAGATACTGGAAATGGGTTTGGTTGCTTACgtattgttaaatattttcttcacaAACATTGTTGATCCCTAGAAAAGAAATGGCGATCTAgctattgaaaattttcttttaaaaattcataaattgtatattttttggtttctgattttttttttcttttttgatttaattttttaatataaatgctgacattggattttttaaaaagcaatgaaaaattattattattgttttagttGTCGTATAAGCTACTTGTGTGTTAGTGATGCACATTATTTGTCACGTAgatatttttcattaatgagTTAACAATAAAGACCAAATTAATTGCAAGTTGAATATAATATAGACTAAATTGACTCTAAATTGtaagaccaaattgactgtaaTCCCAAAATCTAGGGAACAAAATGGTATCTTCATAACCTGGCTCTGACAATTTCCATTGTAGATATTgacacttttaaatttttatgccGTCGGGGCACTGCTAAAATATCAGAAGAGAGTGGCTACAAAATGATGTGTCTGTTTGGAAGGTTATCATGAGAATATAACCaatctcatttttaaattatgaaaaatgctaacgagtgctctTAGGGTACTAGttaagaatttaattaaagaaagtttttatggaaaaagaaaaaaaaacaattaatgttttgataacttttttcatttcccataaaaatgatgtcaaaactttcctaaaatggattcttaaccagtacCCTTAGGGCACTCATTAGCATGACCTTTAAACTATTATTAGTCAAACATTTAGTAGTATATATTATTTAGCTTAATTTGCCTTGGGAAGGTTTCTTTTGCTTGGTTAGTTGTGAGATGTTGATAAATAATACTATCATTTAACATGTTTGAACTTTGTAGACAAGGccccaaataaagaaaaaaaagcaagacTTTAAGAAAAGATTCCAAAAAATGCTACCCTATTTTTTGTCCAAGAAGGGTAGAAgacaatctttaaaaaaataaaaaaaaaataaaaatccaaaaaatgctacctttttattttggggACAAAACGCTACTCCGGTTGTAACTTGTAATTAATAGGATACACACTGAACATCGCAAACCAAATTCTGCAAAGTAAATTCTGCTAAAGGTTAAGCCCAAAACCTGCATAAATTTGATGCAAACTACAAGCCTTTTTATGACAGTAGAGATGGAGATGGTAAGGCTAAaggggtttagtacttcaaacGACAGTTCGATAAGTCCTAGATGCAACCACTAAACTTAGAGAAGAAACATGGTAGTAAATTGAGCAGCTGATCTATCCACATCAAACCAACAATCCAACAGTCTATCAGGCAGATCCAGAAAGCTCAAATTCGGACATCACATGGCTCAATTTTATGCATCTTAATGAGAGCAAACTgcaatgctttaaaaaaaaaaaaaaaaaaattcaaatccatgaaCATAGAAGAGACGATGGGTAATTCATaagtaatttttgaactttttccaCCATTAAATTTGTACATAAACACATACATTAGCATATACAATACATTCCTGggaaattttaatatcaaacTAGCTCATCTCCCATCTCTGAGAGTCTCCCAGAACATGTAAAtctatagagagagagagagagagagagagagagagagagagagagagagggagggagagagaaatggaTGCATCCATCAACTTGCATTAATTGAGAAATCTCGCTCACCCCTCAGTGCCCTCACACTAACAACGAATCCAAAAACATCACAAACCCAATAACCCATCTTCTCTCGCCCACCACCATcgaaaacaaaattgttttctttttaccaTTTTCAGTAGTCAGAAAATCTCCAAAgatctaaggaaaaaaaaaaacagagagcatgtactaaaaaaagagaaaacaaagaggCCGGCATAGTCAGAGCCCCAGAAATGGGAGACCTTATAACATAGTGAGAGAGACTCTTCAAAAATGGCAGCCACAACAAAGATAAAAGAAACACAAGGTGGCAACCAACACAATAGCCTCAAACACAGACAAAATCCTGAAAAGCACATCGTCCACAAAAGAGAGCTGCAGATTCAACCTCTTCCACTTGAAAGCTGACCCCAAGAACTTCCATCTCCAAGCTGTCTGCATCCTCAGCCTCTTGAAGAAGATCCACCTGTTCTTCTTTAATCccatctctctgtctctctataatatttttttcccttttttcttttctttcttacttgGTCTTTGTTTCTGGGTTGGTGCTTTGGTCTTGTCAGACAGGTCAGTTGTATTTAACGGAAGGAGGGAAGGGAACAGAGAAGGTTCGGTTTTCTTAAGGAATACGTTTCGGTCGGGACCTTTTTGGACTAGGTTTTGTAGAGTGGGGgtgtttttggtaattttgtaaCGGAAGAGTGGACCGtgttgaagaaaagaaagagaacaataCTAGAATGGTGGTATTTACTAAGCACATCCGCGTTTTTGTTGATTGGAAAGGAAGGAATTTTCCTATattcaaaattcaacaaaagccAGTTGGTGTAATTGTTGAGATTCTAGaacaaaagaatattttaatcagagaacaaaagaaaatatacgTGAGCACTGAGCTACTAATTCCAGCCTTTCACTATacttttcttgctttatttatttttttttttggtggaaaaatGGGAGGATTTATTTAAAACACTGAGTTCATACAACACCTACAACTGTACTGGGGTTACAAAGCCGAATTTACCCTAGGCCAGTCAAGTTCTTCACATATGATACATATACAAAAATGGGACATTTATTACATACAGTCATCCTATTTTGGAGATGGGTCCCCTGCTTTGTTAGAGCATCTGCACATCCATTTGCCTCACGGTACACGTGTTGTATGTGCACTATCCATTCCTACTCCAAAAGGTTCCTGCAATTACAGATCAAGGACAGAATATTAGTGGGATAAtttcttgctttattttgtGCTAGCTGGATTGTAGCGGaaaattctttgtttttgtttttgggtcttcGGCTACTTCCATATGGATGGGAAATCAAAATGGAAGACACTTGACGTAGTATTTTTGACCTACAAgtataactttcaatttttgaacactataattttcttattggaattttctctcttatttgaattttttttttttccatttttaaataCGTAGAAAAATAGAAGTGAGATGATTATAGGTGTTTGGTTTTGCGATTATTTATATAAACccaattaaattaatgtttgtTTGGTATCAGCTTATAAACTTAGTTAttaatttatagtttttatgtagaattttttaaaaatttacttttttttcactttttttttccactttcttttactttttcaagGTAAAagtatttgttatatatatatatatatatatatatataggagttGGATACCAACCCTCTTCTATTTTTATctagaaaaaaagaaggtatcATGCATAAAATGAAAgtcaattgaaaataattattgtttttttaattaaatgattgTATGATGTGAGttgacaataatttttttttttttaaattaaaagattgTATGATGTAAGAGATGATTATGATTTCTTCTAATATTCAACCTTTAAaccaataaaatgtttttttttagataaatattttgtttttattccaAGTCAAGTTcgttttttataatagaaattaTCATCAGATTAATTACATTGTAGATATGGTATGACAAAAATCCTAGTCATTGTTGCACCAAATTCATGCCATATTAATCTTGTGGAAagcaattggttttttttttaaatttttttatttaccatatGATTACAACCCTCTAGTTCGATATTCATATAGTCTTCACACATGGTCTTTCTTTTGGGATTCATGttctttgttatttatttaattcaaaattatttggaaattcatgttacttattttattattttattttttgagcaaATTGATAAATCAAACATGTTACGGTTGAAACTCAAATCCATTTGTTGGGATCCTTACGACCTTACCTATTGAAGTCACTATATATGTCACTTATTAAAGTCAACTTCTTGATGACAATTGACAAGGTGCCTTATTACTTATTAGTACTTTCTAAGCATGCTACAACAAACTATTTTgctaaaaccaaaaattaagagctttaatttttttttttttttttaatttttagaaattaacAAGAGCTTTAACTAATCTAATACTAATATAAAAGTAGAGACTTTTTCCCTATAATTAAGGCTATGCTGCcatgtaagaaaaaaaagccTATCTTAAAATTTACTACATATACAATTTAAAAGTTACAAAATGCTGCACATTGCACCATTTGAGAACTTTAGATTTTACTCATTTATTACTGTGATATCCTATCCATGCATGGTTAAATtgaaagagacagagagagagcctgataaacacagagagagagagagagagagagagatctaagAAATCTTTTTGAATTCTTCTCTTTTGGATTTAAATGATTCAATTTCTTTCTATGCAGAAATGAAGTGGAATCTTCCTTCTCTCCCACTCTGATCTTTTTCTCCGATGATCCAGAAAACCCAATCGTTGCTTTCAGGTACACttcctttcctcttttttttttttttttttttttttttttttgttttttgttttttcctttgtaGAATTTCcacgtcttcttcttcttcctttggattgggtttttagtttggattttatttttctcatttttttgggtatgcaatttttattggatttttgtttcttggcatttttctatttggtttcaattatgggtttgttttggtttgatagaTAGTGTTTCTATTGTCTTCGTTTTACATTGGTTTTACCTttctataaattattataatctttGGGTGTTTTAAATAATAGCCAACAGAATGTTATGTTGGGGCTGTCACTATTTTAGATTCTGTGGGCATTTTATACTAATAGAGCagcaaatattattttagtctatgtttctttcattttaaaatagaaaatgctaaaattataCAAGTTTTACTACATATAAGCTTATAAAGTGGTGTAACAATGAATTATCTCTTTATGATTAATGATTAGTGACATAGTAATTTGCAAActtaatataataaaacttttagTAATTGCAGCCCTActcttttaaaattgttaggTAGATGCTCGCTCCAAATATCATCGTTACCCACCCACCTGTCCAAAAAGGAAGTGTCGTTTTTGCCCAAAATTCCTTGGCATCTCTCGCCTCTTTGTATAGCCCACAGTTATAGCTAACACTAGCAAAAGGAAGAAGGGAACCAATTAATTACTGGGATCCCatcacaaataaaattaattaattaaaaggaGAATATAAGTATGCCACAAAATTGACAATTCTATGGAGCTTGTGTTTGGTATCTTaccgaaagaaaaaaaagctgaaaacttttaaaaattaaaactccaaaaatttcaatatattcGTTCCGCATTTGTAACAGTAGTTGATTGCTTACACATTCATGAAAAGCTGAATGTGCACTGTTTTGAACTTCAATGACAATGTGTGAATAATTGGGATTTGCTCTTTTGTTGTGTTAATTCATGGAATTCAactaatcacttggctaattaactggacttatttatgtaattttctaaaaattggtAATTAGACGTAAATGTAATTGGGATCTAAACTGCGGGTCTTTTCTCATTTAACTTAAGGAATTTTCACTTTgattttaaaaagataatttagCAAATACTTTGTCAAATTCAAAGAATATTACATAATATGGCTTGAAATATTTCATAGTCTAATTAatccaaatttttgaaattttattaatttataattttaatttttacgcTAGGCTGTAGCAGCCGTTATAAGAAATTTCTCACTTAAAGGAGTTTCCTTAGACCTTGTTTTGCTGGGTTTATTTTCAGGTTATTATTTAacttgcttctcaaaaaaatattatttaacttatttgatttatatttaaatttttaaaacattttttttccttctttttaattaaaaatatacaaatatacTTGTTTCCAGTTTATTTTTGAGCTCAAGAAACGCATCGGTTTAGATCCCAATTATGattaatttccaattttgatCAAATTACACTATTAAGCAcaagtaattaattttaaaatcaaccacatattttcacttaaaatttgcCAAACATCTCCGGTTTGCTCGAGCAAAATTTTGAGACAACAACTCCACTTCCAACATCTGATCCAATTATGATGTATGATGTTCAAATTTAGATCATTTACTCAACAACatagattttattaattgaattaattagagTTCACTTCTTGACTAATAACTTGGAGTTATATCCAAGGTAGTCGATGCCAAACCGGTACGTATACCGGTATCAAAATGTCAATGTTTCGTACCGGTTTAAAAATTGGCCGTACTGGCCAATTTTAGGCAATATCAGTCAGTATCGGTcggtacatatatatatatatatatatattttttttttttttagtttggtaatttttgaatttttgtaagggtagaatggtaacttatttgcattaacttattaatatcatttgttttcttagtatgcaatgaacaattaagttttctattttttatattgtgtttttttaattaatattaaaatttaaaaccatgaataatttgttctgaa encodes:
- the LOC115992393 gene encoding uncharacterized protein LOC115992393, with the protein product MGLKKNRWIFFKRLRMQTAWRWKFLGSAFKWKRLNLQLSFVDDVLFRILSVFEAIVLVATLCFFYLCCGCHF